From Flavobacterium sp. 102, a single genomic window includes:
- a CDS encoding glycoside hydrolase family 3 N-terminal domain-containing protein, whose amino-acid sequence MKYFLFRIGLFAALLFLVTNCSSTKSNKTNVPLVKTETAIPDQDSVSYVQTERKNFFPETEAETKWVDSIYNQFTFEEKVGQLFMVAAYSNKDAAHVAEIEKLVRDYRIGGLIFFQGGPKRQSRLSNQYQSLAKVPLFIGIDAEWGMSMRLDSTFRYPFNMTLGAIRDLKLVEKVGVAMGKESKRMGVHFNFAPVLDINTNPKNPIIGYRSFGENKVNVTEHAIALMKGVQGQGIFSTGKHFPGHGDTSTDSHHALPVVNATLEHIKKVELYPYKRMFDEGLVSVMVAHLNVPSLEPRENYPTSISQPVVTDLLKKELAFDGLIFTDALNMKGASNFKKPGDIDLEAFLAGNDVLLFAENVPLAVEKICVAYQDSIISESRLAESVKKILRYKFKAGLSKYEPVEGINLAKDLNPKSNESLQYELYENAVTVVKNDGVLPIRNLNQKIAYVKLGDDTNSSFVSTLKKYTEVTEVADANLDSLMTKLTDYEMVIIGYHKSDKSWWRSPELTVPELQLIDSIAAKKKVIIDCFAKPYSLSRIVNFEEIEGVIVSYQNGDIAQEVSAELIFGAIAAKGMLPVSINSTFKAGDGFATDKLDRLGFSTPENVGMSSEKLNQIEKIANKAIDGKMTPGVQVLVARKGKVIYQKSFGHHTYENKTRVKNTDLYDVASLTKMVATLPNVMQLYDHQRVTLETKLDEMLPEFKGSNKQHMTFKELMSHYGRMQAWIPFYKATVDADKKPMEKYYRKIYTAGFTERVSDSLYLRDDYHDSIMKQIINSPLMDKKEYKYSDFTFIILKKYLEKATGKSLDRLTYDNFYKTLGMNNTLYNPLQKFDKSVIAPTEIDSYFRHDTIQGYVHDMEAAMENGVGGHAGIFSNSLDVAKMMQMYLQKGSYGNVQYFSTQTFDTFNTCHYCAEGNRRGLGFDKPQINGAGPTCGCVSMSSFGHTGFTGTIAWADPETEIVYIFLSNRTFPDSNLPNTLSKENIREDIQKVIQEAIMEK is encoded by the coding sequence ATGAAATATTTTTTGTTCAGAATAGGCTTATTCGCGGCACTGTTATTTTTGGTAACCAATTGTTCTTCCACCAAAAGTAATAAGACCAATGTGCCTTTGGTTAAGACCGAAACAGCGATTCCGGATCAAGATAGTGTTTCCTATGTTCAAACCGAACGAAAAAACTTTTTCCCTGAAACCGAAGCTGAAACTAAATGGGTTGACAGTATCTACAATCAATTTACTTTTGAAGAAAAAGTGGGACAATTGTTTATGGTGGCCGCTTATTCTAACAAAGATGCAGCGCATGTAGCCGAAATCGAAAAGTTGGTGCGCGATTATAGAATCGGTGGTTTGATTTTCTTTCAAGGCGGACCAAAACGCCAGTCTCGACTCAGCAACCAATACCAATCCTTAGCCAAAGTGCCTTTGTTCATCGGAATTGATGCCGAATGGGGAATGAGCATGCGTTTGGATTCTACTTTTCGTTATCCTTTCAATATGACATTAGGCGCTATTCGAGATTTGAAATTGGTAGAGAAAGTTGGTGTGGCCATGGGCAAAGAAAGTAAAAGAATGGGTGTGCATTTCAATTTCGCACCGGTTTTAGACATCAATACTAATCCTAAAAATCCTATTATAGGTTATCGTTCTTTTGGCGAAAACAAAGTCAATGTAACCGAACATGCCATCGCTTTAATGAAAGGCGTACAAGGACAAGGTATTTTTTCGACCGGAAAACATTTTCCCGGTCATGGCGATACTTCAACCGATTCGCATCACGCTTTGCCGGTAGTCAATGCAACTTTGGAACACATTAAAAAAGTAGAGTTGTATCCTTATAAGAGAATGTTTGATGAAGGTTTGGTTTCAGTTATGGTAGCGCATTTGAATGTGCCAAGTTTGGAGCCGAGAGAGAATTATCCAACCTCTATTTCACAGCCTGTAGTTACTGATTTACTCAAAAAAGAATTGGCTTTTGATGGTTTGATTTTTACCGATGCCTTGAATATGAAAGGCGCCAGTAATTTCAAAAAACCGGGAGATATCGACTTAGAAGCTTTTTTAGCCGGAAATGATGTTCTCCTTTTTGCCGAAAACGTACCGCTGGCTGTAGAGAAAATCTGCGTAGCTTACCAAGATAGTATTATCTCTGAAAGTCGTTTGGCGGAATCAGTGAAGAAGATTTTACGTTACAAATTCAAAGCTGGTTTAAGCAAATACGAACCGGTAGAAGGAATCAACTTAGCCAAAGATTTGAATCCGAAATCGAATGAAAGTTTGCAATACGAACTGTATGAAAATGCCGTTACCGTAGTGAAAAATGATGGTGTATTGCCGATTAGAAATCTAAACCAAAAGATTGCTTACGTGAAACTAGGTGATGATACCAACAGCTCTTTTGTTTCTACGTTGAAAAAATATACTGAAGTTACCGAAGTCGCTGATGCTAATTTAGATTCGTTGATGACCAAACTAACCGATTATGAAATGGTAATCATTGGTTACCACAAATCGGATAAATCTTGGTGGCGTTCGCCTGAATTGACGGTTCCTGAATTACAATTGATCGACTCTATTGCTGCCAAAAAGAAAGTGATTATCGATTGTTTTGCCAAACCTTATTCGCTTTCCAGAATTGTAAATTTTGAGGAAATCGAAGGCGTAATTGTTTCTTATCAGAATGGGGATATTGCTCAAGAAGTTTCAGCCGAGTTGATTTTTGGTGCTATAGCTGCTAAAGGAATGTTACCGGTTTCCATCAATAGCACTTTCAAAGCCGGCGATGGTTTTGCCACAGACAAATTGGATCGTTTGGGTTTCAGTACACCGGAAAATGTTGGCATGAGTTCAGAAAAATTGAACCAAATCGAAAAGATAGCCAACAAAGCCATAGACGGTAAAATGACACCTGGAGTGCAGGTTTTGGTAGCTCGTAAAGGCAAAGTCATTTACCAAAAATCTTTTGGTCACCATACTTATGAAAACAAAACCAGAGTCAAGAATACCGATTTGTATGATGTGGCTTCTTTGACCAAAATGGTAGCGACATTGCCTAACGTCATGCAACTATACGACCATCAAAGAGTAACTTTAGAAACAAAGCTTGACGAAATGTTGCCTGAGTTTAAAGGTTCCAATAAGCAACACATGACTTTCAAAGAGTTGATGTCACACTACGGCAGAATGCAAGCGTGGATTCCGTTCTATAAAGCTACAGTTGATGCCGATAAAAAACCAATGGAAAAATACTATCGAAAAATATATACTGCCGGATTTACCGAAAGAGTTTCCGATAGTTTGTACCTACGTGATGATTACCATGACAGCATCATGAAACAAATCATCAACAGCCCATTAATGGACAAAAAGGAATACAAATACAGTGATTTTACATTTATCATCCTCAAAAAATATTTAGAGAAAGCCACCGGAAAATCTTTAGACCGATTGACTTACGACAATTTCTACAAGACTTTAGGAATGAATAACACTTTATACAATCCTTTGCAGAAGTTTGACAAAAGTGTGATTGCGCCAACTGAAATCGATTCTTATTTCCGTCACGATACCATTCAAGGCTATGTTCACGATATGGAAGCGGCGATGGAAAATGGAGTAGGCGGACATGCCGGGATTTTCTCGAATTCGTTGGATGTGGCCAAAATGATGCAAATGTACCTTCAAAAAGGAAGTTACGGTAACGTTCAATATTTCTCTACGCAAACTTTTGACACCTTTAATACTTGTCATTATTGTGCCGAAGGCAACCGTCGTGGTTTAGGATTTGACAAACCGCAGATTAATGGCGCCGGACCAACTTGTGGTTGTGTTTCGATGTCGAGTTTTGGCCATACCGGTTTTACGGGAACCATTGCTTGGGCTGATCCTGAAACAGAAATCGTTTACATCTTCTTATCCAACAGAACTTTCCCGGATTCAAATTTGCCCAACACACTTTCAAAAGAAAACATCCGAGAAGACATTCAGAAAGTGATTCAGGAAGCGATTATGGAGAAATAA
- a CDS encoding T9SS type A sorting domain-containing protein: MKKLLLSLLIASSSFVSAQVLQSDDFEGLNLGDIGTNLTGVTPGQGGWFTANGAGGTNGSNSNYQIISLDGDPNGQSLQLTGSNAATGTRFMWKDGLIDSWAGRTQDNDIIEVEFDFNPLGASTSLNGFRVYIYSDDTPALVLAGIGIASNAVVNTVNYSNMVQGFGHWTSTPGTGTYSFGLGATAATQIVLTENTWVRLGFSFNTVTGEIKWKGPDFNVTFNGNVNFPVITAGKQPGEMDFVVAAGTGNVVADEALFDNFVMRASSTDTLLGTDEVVSRANAFSVYPNPANDFVKVSSYDYSINKVEMTDINGRVVKTISNNSNEIQIDLSDLSQGVYVMRITSSEGVSATKKIVKQ; this comes from the coding sequence ATGAAAAAACTTTTACTTTCTTTATTAATTGCATCGTCTTCATTTGTAAGTGCACAGGTGCTTCAAAGTGATGATTTTGAAGGATTGAATCTTGGTGATATAGGAACAAATTTAACAGGAGTTACACCTGGACAAGGTGGTTGGTTTACGGCTAATGGTGCAGGAGGAACAAATGGAAGCAACAGTAATTATCAAATTATAAGTCTTGATGGTGATCCAAATGGACAATCATTACAATTAACTGGATCAAATGCTGCAACTGGAACTCGCTTTATGTGGAAAGACGGATTAATTGATAGTTGGGCAGGACGAACACAGGATAATGATATTATTGAAGTTGAATTTGATTTTAATCCATTAGGTGCATCAACAAGTCTCAATGGGTTTAGAGTTTATATTTATAGTGATGATACACCAGCACTGGTATTGGCAGGAATTGGAATAGCTAGTAATGCAGTGGTTAATACTGTTAATTACTCAAATATGGTTCAAGGTTTTGGACATTGGACATCAACTCCCGGAACAGGTACTTATTCTTTTGGATTAGGAGCTACGGCTGCAACTCAAATAGTTTTAACAGAGAATACATGGGTAAGATTAGGTTTTAGTTTTAATACAGTAACTGGTGAAATTAAATGGAAAGGACCAGATTTTAATGTAACATTTAATGGTAATGTAAATTTCCCAGTTATAACTGCAGGTAAACAACCTGGAGAAATGGATTTTGTTGTTGCCGCCGGTACAGGAAATGTAGTTGCTGATGAGGCTTTGTTTGATAATTTTGTGATGAGAGCTTCTTCTACAGATACATTATTAGGAACTGATGAAGTTGTTAGCCGTGCTAATGCATTTTCAGTTTATCCAAACCCTGCTAATGATTTCGTGAAAGTTTCTTCTTATGATTATTCAATCAATAAAGTTGAAATGACTGATATCAATGGAAGAGTTGTTAAAACAATCTCAAACAATAGCAATGAGATTCAAATTGATTTATCTGATTTGTCTCAAGGAGTTTATGTTATGAGAATAACTTCAAGCGAAGGAGTTTCTGCTACTAAGAAAATTGTAAAACAATAA
- a CDS encoding dicarboxylate/amino acid:cation symporter: protein MNTIHTQKKSFFSNLTVQILIAMLLGAILGIYIHNNFDTEFAKNFSDKIKMLATIFIRLVQMIIAPLVITTLVVGIAKLGDIKSVGRIGGKAMGWFFTASFISLLIGLFWVNILQPGVGLNLSGVDVSTATEVTDKTKSFSTQNFVEHIIPKSVFEALATNEILQIVIFSIFFGLAAASIGDHAKPVVKVLDVISHIILKMVNYVMKFAPLGVFGAIAGVFAIRDLQELLITYAKFFGSFMVGISSLWVVLLLIGYLFLKGHMTTLLKRITGPIIIAFGTTSSEAVFPKLTEELERLGVKDKIVSFMLPLGYSFNLDGSMMYMTFASIFIAQAYGVHLDLPTQMTMLLVLMLTSKGIAGVPRASLVVVAATCGMFDIPIEGIALILPIDHFCDMFRSATNVLGNALATTVVGKWEKDS from the coding sequence ATGAATACAATCCATACTCAAAAGAAGTCTTTTTTCTCCAATCTTACTGTTCAAATTCTGATTGCCATGCTTCTTGGAGCAATTCTAGGTATTTATATTCACAATAATTTTGACACAGAATTCGCCAAAAATTTCAGTGATAAAATAAAAATGTTGGCCACCATTTTTATTCGTTTGGTTCAAATGATTATTGCGCCGTTAGTGATTACAACTTTAGTTGTTGGAATTGCGAAACTGGGTGATATAAAATCGGTTGGGCGAATAGGAGGAAAGGCCATGGGCTGGTTTTTTACGGCTTCCTTTATATCTTTATTAATAGGATTGTTTTGGGTTAATATTTTACAGCCCGGCGTTGGCTTAAATTTATCCGGTGTGGATGTTTCAACAGCAACTGAAGTGACGGATAAAACCAAAAGTTTTTCGACTCAGAATTTTGTAGAACACATTATTCCTAAAAGTGTATTTGAGGCATTGGCCACTAATGAAATTCTTCAAATTGTGATTTTCTCTATTTTCTTTGGATTGGCAGCGGCATCTATTGGTGATCATGCTAAACCGGTTGTTAAAGTTTTGGACGTCATTTCACATATTATTCTTAAAATGGTAAATTATGTGATGAAGTTTGCGCCATTAGGTGTTTTTGGCGCTATTGCCGGTGTTTTTGCTATTAGAGATTTACAAGAATTGTTGATTACTTATGCTAAATTCTTCGGTTCATTTATGGTCGGGATTTCATCGCTTTGGGTGGTGCTTTTGCTGATAGGTTATTTGTTCTTAAAAGGACATATGACCACTTTATTAAAACGAATTACCGGTCCGATAATCATAGCTTTTGGGACAACCAGTAGTGAAGCTGTTTTTCCAAAATTAACGGAAGAGTTAGAACGATTAGGCGTTAAAGATAAAATCGTATCATTCATGTTGCCGTTAGGATATTCTTTCAACCTTGATGGAAGCATGATGTACATGACTTTTGCCAGTATTTTTATTGCACAAGCTTATGGTGTTCATCTCGATTTACCAACCCAAATGACAATGCTATTAGTTTTGATGCTTACCAGTAAAGGAATTGCAGGTGTTCCCAGAGCGAGTTTAGTGGTGGTTGCTGCTACTTGCGGAATGTTCGATATTCCAATAGAAGGAATTGCATTAATACTTCCAATTGATCATTTTTGTGACATGTTCAGAAGTGCAACAAACGTTTTAGGAAATGCTCTCGCCACGACTGTAGTAGGGAAATGGGAAAAAGATAGTTAA
- a CDS encoding DNA mismatch repair protein MutS: protein MISITDKTLKDLEFNTILQTISDRCNTEIGKQKALEIVPFKNKETLMNALLQTSEYLSSFTNNNAIPNHGFENITHDIKFLAIEDSFLEVGSFRKMATLSETVNVLLLFLKKFHDYYPKLNEKASQIEYTKFIIQKIDEVVDKYGEIKDNASPDLINIRRDMNLVRGKVNQSFGQALSQYNGLGYLDEIKESFVENRRVLAVLAMYRRKVKGSILGSSKTGSIAYIEPEATLRYSRELSNLEYEEREEITKILKKLSNDIRPFIDLLKQYQDFLSDIDVVSAKAKYARKINAILPNIIEEKRLFFRDAFHPILFLNNLEKKEKTFPQTIELNNNSRIIVISGPNAGGKTISLKTVGLLQLMLQCGILIPVHERSETFLFDRILTDIGDNQSIENHLSTYSYRLKNMNYFLKKCNAKTLFLIDEFGTGSDPELGGALAEIFLEEFYHREAFGIITTHYSNLKILANELPFASNANMLFDEKSLEPMYKLILGQAGSSFTFEVALKNGIPYGLINRAKKKIEGGKVRFDKTIATLQKERSKLEKTSLNLKEEETKAREESKKMEGINAKIQDKLERYQELYDANQRLIYMGQKVDDLSEKYFNNKDKKVLIGELLKIVEIENSKRKKATVKEKKEIEIIQKKVVEEVKVKVEEIRTAKKEKKIKAQKQEAEKPKVTLKIGDRVRMVDGKSVGTIDKIEKNKAVVNYGIFTSKVSLEQLEFVQAK, encoded by the coding sequence ATGATATCGATTACAGATAAAACACTAAAGGATTTAGAATTTAATACAATTTTGCAAACCATTTCAGATCGATGTAACACTGAAATTGGCAAACAAAAAGCATTGGAAATTGTTCCTTTTAAAAACAAGGAAACCTTGATGAATGCGCTGTTGCAAACGTCGGAATATTTATCCTCATTTACCAACAATAACGCCATTCCGAATCACGGCTTTGAGAATATTACCCATGACATCAAATTCTTAGCTATTGAAGATAGTTTTCTGGAAGTTGGTAGTTTCAGAAAAATGGCTACGCTTTCGGAAACGGTAAATGTCTTATTGTTATTCTTAAAGAAATTCCACGATTATTATCCAAAGCTCAACGAGAAAGCTTCACAAATTGAGTACACCAAATTTATCATCCAAAAAATTGATGAAGTCGTTGACAAATATGGCGAAATCAAAGACAATGCTTCGCCTGATTTAATTAATATTCGCCGAGACATGAATCTAGTTCGCGGTAAAGTGAACCAAAGTTTTGGTCAGGCATTAAGCCAATACAACGGCTTAGGTTATTTGGATGAAATCAAAGAAAGTTTCGTTGAAAACCGACGCGTTTTAGCCGTTTTAGCGATGTACCGTCGAAAGGTGAAAGGTTCCATTTTAGGCAGTTCCAAAACGGGAAGCATTGCTTATATCGAACCCGAAGCGACATTGCGTTATTCACGAGAATTGAGCAATTTGGAATACGAAGAACGAGAAGAAATTACCAAGATTTTAAAGAAGCTATCCAATGACATTCGGCCGTTTATCGACTTGTTAAAACAATACCAAGATTTTCTGAGTGATATAGATGTGGTTTCGGCAAAAGCCAAATATGCACGTAAAATCAATGCGATTTTGCCGAACATTATTGAAGAGAAAAGATTATTTTTCCGAGATGCCTTCCATCCTATTTTGTTTTTGAACAATTTGGAGAAAAAGGAGAAAACCTTTCCGCAAACTATTGAATTAAACAATAACAGTAGAATTATAGTTATTTCAGGACCGAATGCCGGTGGAAAAACCATTTCGCTCAAAACCGTTGGTTTGCTACAATTGATGTTGCAATGCGGAATTTTGATACCGGTGCACGAACGCAGCGAAACGTTTTTGTTTGATAGAATTCTGACTGACATTGGAGACAACCAATCGATAGAAAATCATTTGAGCACGTATAGTTATCGCTTAAAGAATATGAATTACTTCTTGAAAAAGTGCAACGCCAAAACCTTATTCTTAATAGACGAATTCGGAACCGGTTCCGATCCGGAATTGGGCGGTGCTTTGGCAGAAATTTTCTTAGAAGAATTCTACCATCGCGAAGCATTCGGAATTATTACCACGCATTATTCTAATTTGAAGATTTTGGCCAATGAATTGCCTTTTGCATCGAATGCCAATATGCTTTTCGATGAAAAATCATTGGAACCGATGTATAAGTTGATCTTAGGCCAAGCCGGAAGCTCTTTTACTTTTGAAGTCGCCCTGAAAAATGGTATTCCATATGGCTTAATCAATCGCGCCAAAAAGAAAATTGAAGGCGGAAAAGTACGTTTTGACAAAACGATTGCCACTTTACAAAAAGAACGTTCTAAACTAGAGAAAACCTCGTTAAATCTGAAAGAAGAAGAAACCAAAGCCCGTGAAGAAAGTAAAAAAATGGAAGGCATCAATGCTAAAATTCAGGATAAATTGGAGCGTTACCAGGAATTGTATGATGCGAATCAGCGTTTGATTTATATGGGACAAAAAGTGGATGATCTTTCGGAGAAATATTTCAACAACAAAGACAAAAAAGTATTGATTGGCGAGTTATTGAAAATAGTAGAAATCGAAAACTCTAAACGCAAAAAAGCTACCGTTAAAGAGAAAAAAGAAATTGAAATTATTCAGAAAAAGGTCGTTGAAGAAGTCAAAGTCAAAGTAGAAGAAATTCGTACCGCAAAGAAAGAGAAGAAAATCAAAGCCCAAAAACAAGAAGCTGAAAAGCCGAAAGTGACTCTAAAAATCGGAGACCGTGTTCGAATGGTTGACGGAAAATCCGTTGGCACTATTGACAAAATTGAGAAAAATAAAGCGGTCGTAAATTATGGTATCTTTACTTCGAAAGTGAGTTTGGAACAATTAGAATTTGTACAAGCAAAATAG
- a CDS encoding ABC transporter ATPase, with translation MYVPFENLPEDSKIWIYQSNRKFSDDEMTEIENDIKAFVENWSAHGTGLEASYLLKYNRFVIFAVNQEVQQATGCSIDSSVAFIQSLEQKYGVDLLDKMNVTFKNGEHIAHKSLIDFKRMAKEKAVTANTIVFNNLVNSIEEFNDNWEVPAGESWHSRFF, from the coding sequence ATGTACGTTCCATTTGAAAATTTACCCGAAGATTCCAAAATTTGGATTTACCAATCCAATCGCAAATTTTCAGACGACGAGATGACCGAAATCGAGAATGATATCAAAGCATTTGTCGAAAATTGGTCTGCTCACGGAACCGGTTTGGAAGCTTCTTATTTATTAAAATACAACCGATTTGTCATTTTTGCCGTAAATCAAGAAGTGCAACAAGCGACAGGTTGTTCCATTGATTCATCGGTAGCTTTTATCCAAAGTTTAGAACAAAAATATGGAGTAGATTTACTTGATAAAATGAACGTAACGTTCAAAAACGGTGAACACATCGCCCACAAATCGCTGATTGATTTCAAACGAATGGCCAAAGAGAAAGCAGTAACTGCCAATACTATTGTTTTCAATAATTTAGTCAATTCTATTGAAGAATTCAACGACAATTGGGAAGTTCCGGCTGGCGAAAGTTGGCACAGTCGTTTCTTTTAA
- the bshA gene encoding N-acetyl-alpha-D-glucosaminyl L-malate synthase BshA, with protein MKIAIVCYPTFGGSGVVATELGLELAHRGHEIHFITYRQPVRLALLNPNVHYHEVNVPEYPLFHYQPYELALSSKLVDMVKLYKIELLHVHYAIPHAYAGYMAKQMLKSEGIKIPMVTTLHGTDITLVGNHPVYKTAVAFSINKSDIVTSVSQSLKDDTHKHFNIKKEIHVIPNFIELDKIRNESLISCQRSVMAKKEERIVTHISNFRRVKRIPDIIKIFYKIQQKIPAKLMMVGDGPEKAKAEQLCEELGIQDKVIFFGNSNEIDQILSFSDLFLLPSETESFGLAALEAMAWSVPVISSNSGGLPEVNFDGVSGYLSNVGDVDHMAENALKILANDETLSQFRANALDVAKQFDIKKILPLYENLYLQAINDTK; from the coding sequence ATGAAAATAGCAATAGTTTGTTATCCTACATTTGGAGGTTCCGGTGTCGTTGCCACAGAACTCGGACTGGAATTGGCCCATCGCGGTCACGAAATCCATTTTATAACCTACAGACAACCGGTGCGTTTGGCGCTTTTAAATCCAAATGTGCATTACCACGAAGTAAACGTTCCTGAATATCCGTTGTTTCATTACCAACCTTATGAATTGGCGCTGTCCAGTAAGTTGGTTGATATGGTGAAATTATACAAAATCGAATTGTTACACGTGCATTATGCCATTCCACATGCGTATGCCGGTTATATGGCCAAGCAAATGTTGAAAAGTGAAGGCATCAAGATTCCCATGGTGACCACATTGCACGGAACCGATATTACTTTGGTAGGCAATCATCCGGTATATAAAACGGCAGTCGCTTTCAGTATCAATAAATCGGACATAGTGACTTCGGTTTCCCAAAGTTTGAAAGACGATACGCATAAACATTTCAATATAAAAAAGGAAATTCACGTGATTCCCAATTTTATTGAGTTGGATAAAATACGCAACGAGAGTTTAATCTCTTGTCAGCGCTCGGTCATGGCGAAAAAGGAAGAGCGAATCGTGACACACATCAGTAACTTCCGAAGGGTAAAACGCATTCCGGATATCATTAAGATTTTTTATAAAATCCAACAAAAAATACCGGCCAAGCTAATGATGGTGGGCGATGGTCCTGAAAAAGCCAAAGCGGAGCAATTGTGTGAAGAATTGGGTATTCAAGACAAAGTGATTTTCTTTGGCAACAGTAACGAAATTGACCAAATTTTATCTTTTTCCGATTTGTTTTTACTACCGTCAGAAACTGAGAGTTTTGGTTTGGCTGCTTTGGAAGCAATGGCATGGAGCGTTCCGGTAATATCGAGCAATTCCGGTGGTTTGCCTGAAGTGAATTTTGATGGTGTTTCAGGTTACCTGAGTAATGTTGGCGATGTAGACCATATGGCCGAAAATGCTTTGAAAATATTGGCTAACGACGAAACTTTAAGTCAGTTTAGAGCCAATGCTTTAGATGTAGCCAAACAATTTGATATCAAAAAAATACTTCCGTTATATGAAAATCTGTACCTTCAAGCCATAAATGACACCAAATGA
- a CDS encoding thiol-disulfide oxidoreductase DCC family protein, protein MEIADLPIDKKIILFDGVCNLCNSSVQYVIKRDPKDVFRFVPLQSELGLKIIKHIGIDTTNTDSIIMYEPTKAYYYKSEAALKIINEFGGVYSLLQILTIFPKFISNTVYDYVARNRYKWYGKQEACMIPTPELKAKFLG, encoded by the coding sequence ATGGAAATAGCAGACTTACCAATAGACAAAAAAATTATTCTCTTTGACGGCGTTTGCAATCTTTGCAATTCGTCCGTACAATATGTGATTAAGCGTGATCCAAAAGATGTTTTCCGTTTTGTTCCTTTGCAATCAGAATTAGGTTTAAAAATCATAAAACACATTGGCATAGACACGACAAATACTGATAGTATTATCATGTATGAACCCACGAAAGCTTACTACTATAAATCGGAAGCGGCTTTGAAAATCATAAATGAATTTGGTGGAGTTTACAGCTTGCTTCAAATACTGACTATCTTTCCCAAATTTATTTCAAATACTGTTTACGATTATGTTGCCCGAAACCGTTACAAATGGTATGGTAAACAAGAAGCTTGCATGATTCCTACTCCGGAACTCAAGGCCAAATTCTTAGGATGA
- the aroC gene encoding chorismate synthase, with the protein MAGNSYGTLFRLTTFGESHGEALGGVIDGCPPGMTIDMEAIQLEMQRRKPGQSTIVTQRKEEDEVQFLSGIFEGKTTGTPIGFIVPNTNQKSDDYSHIKDSYRPSHADYVYEKKYGIRDYRGGGRSSARETACRVVAGAIAKQVLSAIKINAFVSSVGDIFIDKPYQDLDFSLTESNAVRCPDLATAEQMENYIKEIRKEGDTVGGTITCVIQNVPIGLGEPVFDKLHAELGKAMLSINAVKGFEFGSGFCGARMKGSEHNDLYNEDGTTRTNLSGGIQGGISNGMDIYFRVAFKPVATLIQKQEVLTNQNSIVEQQGKGRHDPCVVPRAVPIVEAMAALVLADFYLINKTYL; encoded by the coding sequence ATGGCCGGAAACAGTTACGGAACACTTTTCAGATTAACTACTTTTGGAGAGTCTCACGGTGAAGCACTTGGCGGAGTTATTGATGGTTGTCCTCCCGGAATGACAATTGATATGGAGGCAATCCAACTCGAAATGCAACGCAGAAAACCGGGTCAGTCCACTATAGTGACCCAAAGAAAAGAAGAAGATGAAGTGCAATTTCTTTCCGGAATTTTTGAAGGTAAAACGACAGGAACACCCATAGGTTTTATCGTTCCCAACACCAACCAAAAATCAGACGATTACTCACACATTAAAGATAGTTACCGACCAAGTCATGCCGATTATGTTTATGAGAAAAAATACGGCATTCGAGATTATCGCGGTGGTGGAAGAAGTTCGGCCAGGGAAACTGCTTGTCGTGTTGTAGCCGGCGCTATTGCTAAACAGGTTTTAAGTGCTATAAAAATCAATGCTTTTGTATCTTCTGTAGGTGATATTTTTATTGACAAACCTTATCAGGATTTAGATTTTTCTTTAACAGAAAGCAATGCCGTTCGTTGTCCGGATTTGGCGACAGCGGAGCAAATGGAAAATTACATCAAAGAAATCCGTAAAGAAGGCGACACTGTTGGTGGCACCATTACTTGTGTGATTCAAAATGTGCCCATAGGTTTGGGTGAACCCGTGTTTGATAAGCTTCATGCCGAATTAGGCAAAGCCATGTTATCTATTAATGCGGTGAAAGGGTTTGAATTTGGCAGCGGATTTTGTGGTGCGAGAATGAAAGGCAGTGAACACAATGATTTATACAACGAAGATGGTACAACGAGAACCAATCTTTCCGGCGGAATCCAAGGCGGAATTTCTAACGGTATGGATATTTATTTTAGAGTGGCTTTTAAACCGGTGGCGACTTTAATCCAAAAACAAGAAGTGCTAACCAATCAAAATAGTATAGTAGAACAACAAGGCAAAGGCCGACATGATCCTTGTGTGGTACCAAGAGCCGTCCCGATAGTCGAGGCTATGGCTGCCTTAGTGTTAGCCGATTTTTATTTGATAAACAAAACATACCTATAA